A portion of the Glycine max cultivar Williams 82 chromosome 10, Glycine_max_v4.0, whole genome shotgun sequence genome contains these proteins:
- the LOC100793512 gene encoding transcription factor bHLH111 isoform X3 — MTEESAGNTVATSITPFNWWYLQANSLSSWNDTNSTWSNQPNPNSSSSCEEDISVSTSFTNASNHSSLTVESSRRLIEPPAPSSTELMGEHASDNQLWSHVLSGVGSDGELHNSQEIGENFLDALSSKSMTSTMFQPVCDYLKKLDHTSWEYNGSTSLNSFEKHLNGFSEAMLENNERLTKLSNLVSTWSIAPPDPEVSSHFDPQKTNNMSLSSNSMDHHFPQFEHFKQPFEEASRNSGVFPNCYDHDMKVKQEYHASEVSPGSVFGKPLNANGYRNGFNSLSVVDSCKLYHDMPNISSCTRNFSDVISFNSRLGWPVIGVHGQKPSMKYLNVSEPKKQGLQTPSPPVIKIRTNVNGKGEGTTREVKKKRSEESSDAMLKKPKQDTSTASSSKAPKVKLGDKITALQQIVSPFGKTDTASVLFEAIGYIKFLQEQVQLLSNPFLKANSHKDPWGSLDRKDHKEDTKLDLRSRGLCLVPTSCTPLVYRESSGPDYWTPAYRGCLYR; from the exons ATGACTGAAGAAAGTGCTGGAAACACAGTTGCAACCTCTATTACCCCATTCAATTGGTGGTATCTCCAGGCAAATTCTCTTTCTTCCTGGAACGATACTAATAGCACATGGAGCAACCAACCAAACCCTAACTCTTCCTCTTCTTGTGAGGAGGATATATCAGTCTCTACATCTTTCACTAATGCTTCCAACCATTCAAGCCTCACCGTTGAGTCCTCTCGCAGACTCATTGAGCCACCTGCTCCTTCCTCCACCGAGTTGATGGGAGAACACGCATCAGATAATCAACTTTGGAGTCATGTTTTATC AGGTGTTGGATCAGACGGCGAGTTACACAACAGCCAAGAAATTGGAGAGAATTTTCTGGATGCACTGTCATCCAAAAGCATGACAAGCACTATGTTTCAACCAGTGTGTGACTACTTGAAGAAACTAGATCATACAAGTTGGGAGTATAATGGTTCAACTTCACTAAATAGCTTTGAGAAGCACTTAAATGGGTTCAGTGAGGCGATGCTTGAGAATAATGAAAGGTTGACCAAGTTATCTAATCTTGTGAGCACTTGGTCTATTGCCCCACCAGACCCAGAAGTTAGTAGCCACTTTGATccacaaaaaacaaacaacatgTCCTTGAGTTCTAATTCCATGGATCATCACTTCCCACAATTTGAACACTTCAAGCAACCTTTTGAAGAAGCAAGTAGAAACTCTGGAGTGTTCCCTAATTGCTATGATCATGACATGAAGGTCAAGCAAGAGTATCATGCAAGTGAAGTGTCACCAGGATCAGTATTTGGAAAACCATTAAATGCAAATGGATATCGAAATGGATTTAATAGCCTTTCAGTGGTAGATAGTTGCAAACTCTACCATGACATGCCCAATATTTCTTCATGCACAAGAAATTTCTCAGATGTTATATCCTTTAATAGTAGATTGGGATGGCCAGTTATTGGAGTCCATGGTCAAAAGCCTAGTATGAAGTACCTGAACGTATCTGAACCAAAGAAGCAAGGTCTTCAGACACCATCACCACCGGTAATTAAG ATAAGAACTAATGTTAATGGAAAAGGGGAGGGGACAACACGTGAAGTAAAGAAGAAAAGATCTGAAGAATCTTCAGATGCAATGTTGAAAAAGCCTAAGCAAGATACATCAACAGCTTCTTCTTCaaag GCACCCAAAGTCAAGCTAGGGGACAAAATCACAGCCCTTCAGCAAATTGTGTCTCCATTTGGAAAG ACAGATACAGCATCTGTGCTGTTTGAAGCAATAGGGTACATaaagtttcttcaagaacaaGTCCAG CTACTGAGCAACCCTTTCTTGAAAGCTAATTCACACAAG GATCCATGGGGAAGCTTGGATAGAAAAGATCATAAGGAGGACACAAAGCTAGACCTTCGAAGCAGAGGTCTGTGTTTAGTTCCTACTTCATGTACTCCTCTAGTTTACAGAGAAAGCAGTGGACCAGATTACTGGACACCAGCATACAGAGGATGTTTGTATAGGTGA
- the LOC100793512 gene encoding transcription factor bHLH111 isoform X5 — protein sequence MTEESAGNTVATSITPFNWWYLQANSLSSWNDTNSTWSNQPNPNSSSSCEEDISVSTSFTNASNHSSLTVESSRRLIEPPAPSSTELMGEHASDNQLWSHVLSGVGSDGELHNSQEIGENFLDALSSKSMTSTMFQPVCDYLKKLDHTSWEYNGSTSLNSFEKHLNGFSEAMLENNERLTKLSNLVSTWSIAPPDPEVSSHFDPQKTNNMSLSSNSMDHHFPQFEHFKQPFEEASRNSGVFPNCYDHDMKVKQEYHASEVSPGSVFGKPLNANGYRNGFNSLSVVDSCKLYHDMPNISSCTRNFSDVISFNSRLGWPVIGVHGQKPSMKYLNVSEPKKQGLQTPSPPIRTNVNGKGEGTTREVKKKRSEESSDAMLKKPKQDTSTASSSKAPKVKLGDKITALQQIVSPFGKTDTASVLFEAIGYIKFLQEQVQLLSNPFLKANSHKDPWGSLDRKDHKEDTKLDLRSRGLCLVPTSCTPLVYRESSGPDYWTPAYRGCLYR from the exons ATGACTGAAGAAAGTGCTGGAAACACAGTTGCAACCTCTATTACCCCATTCAATTGGTGGTATCTCCAGGCAAATTCTCTTTCTTCCTGGAACGATACTAATAGCACATGGAGCAACCAACCAAACCCTAACTCTTCCTCTTCTTGTGAGGAGGATATATCAGTCTCTACATCTTTCACTAATGCTTCCAACCATTCAAGCCTCACCGTTGAGTCCTCTCGCAGACTCATTGAGCCACCTGCTCCTTCCTCCACCGAGTTGATGGGAGAACACGCATCAGATAATCAACTTTGGAGTCATGTTTTATC AGGTGTTGGATCAGACGGCGAGTTACACAACAGCCAAGAAATTGGAGAGAATTTTCTGGATGCACTGTCATCCAAAAGCATGACAAGCACTATGTTTCAACCAGTGTGTGACTACTTGAAGAAACTAGATCATACAAGTTGGGAGTATAATGGTTCAACTTCACTAAATAGCTTTGAGAAGCACTTAAATGGGTTCAGTGAGGCGATGCTTGAGAATAATGAAAGGTTGACCAAGTTATCTAATCTTGTGAGCACTTGGTCTATTGCCCCACCAGACCCAGAAGTTAGTAGCCACTTTGATccacaaaaaacaaacaacatgTCCTTGAGTTCTAATTCCATGGATCATCACTTCCCACAATTTGAACACTTCAAGCAACCTTTTGAAGAAGCAAGTAGAAACTCTGGAGTGTTCCCTAATTGCTATGATCATGACATGAAGGTCAAGCAAGAGTATCATGCAAGTGAAGTGTCACCAGGATCAGTATTTGGAAAACCATTAAATGCAAATGGATATCGAAATGGATTTAATAGCCTTTCAGTGGTAGATAGTTGCAAACTCTACCATGACATGCCCAATATTTCTTCATGCACAAGAAATTTCTCAGATGTTATATCCTTTAATAGTAGATTGGGATGGCCAGTTATTGGAGTCCATGGTCAAAAGCCTAGTATGAAGTACCTGAACGTATCTGAACCAAAGAAGCAAGGTCTTCAGACACCATCACCACCG ATAAGAACTAATGTTAATGGAAAAGGGGAGGGGACAACACGTGAAGTAAAGAAGAAAAGATCTGAAGAATCTTCAGATGCAATGTTGAAAAAGCCTAAGCAAGATACATCAACAGCTTCTTCTTCaaag GCACCCAAAGTCAAGCTAGGGGACAAAATCACAGCCCTTCAGCAAATTGTGTCTCCATTTGGAAAG ACAGATACAGCATCTGTGCTGTTTGAAGCAATAGGGTACATaaagtttcttcaagaacaaGTCCAG CTACTGAGCAACCCTTTCTTGAAAGCTAATTCACACAAG GATCCATGGGGAAGCTTGGATAGAAAAGATCATAAGGAGGACACAAAGCTAGACCTTCGAAGCAGAGGTCTGTGTTTAGTTCCTACTTCATGTACTCCTCTAGTTTACAGAGAAAGCAGTGGACCAGATTACTGGACACCAGCATACAGAGGATGTTTGTATAGGTGA
- the LOC100793512 gene encoding uncharacterized protein isoform X1: protein MTEESAGNTVATSITPFNWWYLQANSLSSWNDTNSTWSNQPNPNSSSSCEEDISVSTSFTNASNHSSLTVESSRRLIEPPAPSSTELMGEHASDNQLWSHVLSGVGSDGELHNSQEIGENFLDALSSKSMTSTMFQPVCDYLKKLDHTSWEYNGSTSLNSFEKHLNGFSEAMLENNERLTKLSNLVSTWSIAPPDPEVSSHFDPQKTNNMSLSSNSMDHHFPQFEHFKQPFEEASRNSGVFPNCYDHDMKVKQEYHASEVSPGSVFGKPLNANGYRNGFNSLSVVDSCKLYHDMPNISSCTRNFSDVISFNSRLGWPVIGVHGQKPSMKYLNVSEPKKQGLQTPSPPIRTNVNGKGEGTTREVKKKRSEESSDAMLKKPKQDTSTASSSKVQAPKVKLGDKITALQQIVSPFGKVTTHIALTPSLFSFPLLYKYMLLTVLYFSHYLLHYDQFFFVEFQTDTASVLFEAIGYIKFLQEQVQLLSNPFLKANSHKDPWGSLDRKDHKEDTKLDLRSRGLCLVPTSCTPLVYRESSGPDYWTPAYRGCLYR from the exons ATGACTGAAGAAAGTGCTGGAAACACAGTTGCAACCTCTATTACCCCATTCAATTGGTGGTATCTCCAGGCAAATTCTCTTTCTTCCTGGAACGATACTAATAGCACATGGAGCAACCAACCAAACCCTAACTCTTCCTCTTCTTGTGAGGAGGATATATCAGTCTCTACATCTTTCACTAATGCTTCCAACCATTCAAGCCTCACCGTTGAGTCCTCTCGCAGACTCATTGAGCCACCTGCTCCTTCCTCCACCGAGTTGATGGGAGAACACGCATCAGATAATCAACTTTGGAGTCATGTTTTATC AGGTGTTGGATCAGACGGCGAGTTACACAACAGCCAAGAAATTGGAGAGAATTTTCTGGATGCACTGTCATCCAAAAGCATGACAAGCACTATGTTTCAACCAGTGTGTGACTACTTGAAGAAACTAGATCATACAAGTTGGGAGTATAATGGTTCAACTTCACTAAATAGCTTTGAGAAGCACTTAAATGGGTTCAGTGAGGCGATGCTTGAGAATAATGAAAGGTTGACCAAGTTATCTAATCTTGTGAGCACTTGGTCTATTGCCCCACCAGACCCAGAAGTTAGTAGCCACTTTGATccacaaaaaacaaacaacatgTCCTTGAGTTCTAATTCCATGGATCATCACTTCCCACAATTTGAACACTTCAAGCAACCTTTTGAAGAAGCAAGTAGAAACTCTGGAGTGTTCCCTAATTGCTATGATCATGACATGAAGGTCAAGCAAGAGTATCATGCAAGTGAAGTGTCACCAGGATCAGTATTTGGAAAACCATTAAATGCAAATGGATATCGAAATGGATTTAATAGCCTTTCAGTGGTAGATAGTTGCAAACTCTACCATGACATGCCCAATATTTCTTCATGCACAAGAAATTTCTCAGATGTTATATCCTTTAATAGTAGATTGGGATGGCCAGTTATTGGAGTCCATGGTCAAAAGCCTAGTATGAAGTACCTGAACGTATCTGAACCAAAGAAGCAAGGTCTTCAGACACCATCACCACCG ATAAGAACTAATGTTAATGGAAAAGGGGAGGGGACAACACGTGAAGTAAAGAAGAAAAGATCTGAAGAATCTTCAGATGCAATGTTGAAAAAGCCTAAGCAAGATACATCAACAGCTTCTTCTTCaaag GTGCAGGCACCCAAAGTCAAGCTAGGGGACAAAATCACAGCCCTTCAGCAAATTGTGTCTCCATTTGGAAAGGTTACTACACATATTGCACTAACACCCTCGCTTTtttcgtttcctcttctttataaatatatgttattaaCAGTGCTCTACTTTTCTCACTACCTACTTCAttatgatcaatttttttttgttgaatttcagACAGATACAGCATCTGTGCTGTTTGAAGCAATAGGGTACATaaagtttcttcaagaacaaGTCCAG CTACTGAGCAACCCTTTCTTGAAAGCTAATTCACACAAG GATCCATGGGGAAGCTTGGATAGAAAAGATCATAAGGAGGACACAAAGCTAGACCTTCGAAGCAGAGGTCTGTGTTTAGTTCCTACTTCATGTACTCCTCTAGTTTACAGAGAAAGCAGTGGACCAGATTACTGGACACCAGCATACAGAGGATGTTTGTATAGGTGA
- the LOC100793512 gene encoding transcription factor bHLH111 isoform X2, protein MTEESAGNTVATSITPFNWWYLQANSLSSWNDTNSTWSNQPNPNSSSSCEEDISVSTSFTNASNHSSLTVESSRRLIEPPAPSSTELMGEHASDNQLWSHVLSGVGSDGELHNSQEIGENFLDALSSKSMTSTMFQPVCDYLKKLDHTSWEYNGSTSLNSFEKHLNGFSEAMLENNERLTKLSNLVSTWSIAPPDPEVSSHFDPQKTNNMSLSSNSMDHHFPQFEHFKQPFEEASRNSGVFPNCYDHDMKVKQEYHASEVSPGSVFGKPLNANGYRNGFNSLSVVDSCKLYHDMPNISSCTRNFSDVISFNSRLGWPVIGVHGQKPSMKYLNVSEPKKQGLQTPSPPVIKIRTNVNGKGEGTTREVKKKRSEESSDAMLKKPKQDTSTASSSKVQAPKVKLGDKITALQQIVSPFGKTDTASVLFEAIGYIKFLQEQVQLLSNPFLKANSHKDPWGSLDRKDHKEDTKLDLRSRGLCLVPTSCTPLVYRESSGPDYWTPAYRGCLYR, encoded by the exons ATGACTGAAGAAAGTGCTGGAAACACAGTTGCAACCTCTATTACCCCATTCAATTGGTGGTATCTCCAGGCAAATTCTCTTTCTTCCTGGAACGATACTAATAGCACATGGAGCAACCAACCAAACCCTAACTCTTCCTCTTCTTGTGAGGAGGATATATCAGTCTCTACATCTTTCACTAATGCTTCCAACCATTCAAGCCTCACCGTTGAGTCCTCTCGCAGACTCATTGAGCCACCTGCTCCTTCCTCCACCGAGTTGATGGGAGAACACGCATCAGATAATCAACTTTGGAGTCATGTTTTATC AGGTGTTGGATCAGACGGCGAGTTACACAACAGCCAAGAAATTGGAGAGAATTTTCTGGATGCACTGTCATCCAAAAGCATGACAAGCACTATGTTTCAACCAGTGTGTGACTACTTGAAGAAACTAGATCATACAAGTTGGGAGTATAATGGTTCAACTTCACTAAATAGCTTTGAGAAGCACTTAAATGGGTTCAGTGAGGCGATGCTTGAGAATAATGAAAGGTTGACCAAGTTATCTAATCTTGTGAGCACTTGGTCTATTGCCCCACCAGACCCAGAAGTTAGTAGCCACTTTGATccacaaaaaacaaacaacatgTCCTTGAGTTCTAATTCCATGGATCATCACTTCCCACAATTTGAACACTTCAAGCAACCTTTTGAAGAAGCAAGTAGAAACTCTGGAGTGTTCCCTAATTGCTATGATCATGACATGAAGGTCAAGCAAGAGTATCATGCAAGTGAAGTGTCACCAGGATCAGTATTTGGAAAACCATTAAATGCAAATGGATATCGAAATGGATTTAATAGCCTTTCAGTGGTAGATAGTTGCAAACTCTACCATGACATGCCCAATATTTCTTCATGCACAAGAAATTTCTCAGATGTTATATCCTTTAATAGTAGATTGGGATGGCCAGTTATTGGAGTCCATGGTCAAAAGCCTAGTATGAAGTACCTGAACGTATCTGAACCAAAGAAGCAAGGTCTTCAGACACCATCACCACCGGTAATTAAG ATAAGAACTAATGTTAATGGAAAAGGGGAGGGGACAACACGTGAAGTAAAGAAGAAAAGATCTGAAGAATCTTCAGATGCAATGTTGAAAAAGCCTAAGCAAGATACATCAACAGCTTCTTCTTCaaag GTGCAGGCACCCAAAGTCAAGCTAGGGGACAAAATCACAGCCCTTCAGCAAATTGTGTCTCCATTTGGAAAG ACAGATACAGCATCTGTGCTGTTTGAAGCAATAGGGTACATaaagtttcttcaagaacaaGTCCAG CTACTGAGCAACCCTTTCTTGAAAGCTAATTCACACAAG GATCCATGGGGAAGCTTGGATAGAAAAGATCATAAGGAGGACACAAAGCTAGACCTTCGAAGCAGAGGTCTGTGTTTAGTTCCTACTTCATGTACTCCTCTAGTTTACAGAGAAAGCAGTGGACCAGATTACTGGACACCAGCATACAGAGGATGTTTGTATAGGTGA
- the LOC100793512 gene encoding transcription factor bHLH111 isoform X4, which translates to MTEESAGNTVATSITPFNWWYLQANSLSSWNDTNSTWSNQPNPNSSSSCEEDISVSTSFTNASNHSSLTVESSRRLIEPPAPSSTELMGEHASDNQLWSHVLSGVGSDGELHNSQEIGENFLDALSSKSMTSTMFQPVCDYLKKLDHTSWEYNGSTSLNSFEKHLNGFSEAMLENNERLTKLSNLVSTWSIAPPDPEVSSHFDPQKTNNMSLSSNSMDHHFPQFEHFKQPFEEASRNSGVFPNCYDHDMKVKQEYHASEVSPGSVFGKPLNANGYRNGFNSLSVVDSCKLYHDMPNISSCTRNFSDVISFNSRLGWPVIGVHGQKPSMKYLNVSEPKKQGLQTPSPPIRTNVNGKGEGTTREVKKKRSEESSDAMLKKPKQDTSTASSSKVQAPKVKLGDKITALQQIVSPFGKTDTASVLFEAIGYIKFLQEQVQLLSNPFLKANSHKDPWGSLDRKDHKEDTKLDLRSRGLCLVPTSCTPLVYRESSGPDYWTPAYRGCLYR; encoded by the exons ATGACTGAAGAAAGTGCTGGAAACACAGTTGCAACCTCTATTACCCCATTCAATTGGTGGTATCTCCAGGCAAATTCTCTTTCTTCCTGGAACGATACTAATAGCACATGGAGCAACCAACCAAACCCTAACTCTTCCTCTTCTTGTGAGGAGGATATATCAGTCTCTACATCTTTCACTAATGCTTCCAACCATTCAAGCCTCACCGTTGAGTCCTCTCGCAGACTCATTGAGCCACCTGCTCCTTCCTCCACCGAGTTGATGGGAGAACACGCATCAGATAATCAACTTTGGAGTCATGTTTTATC AGGTGTTGGATCAGACGGCGAGTTACACAACAGCCAAGAAATTGGAGAGAATTTTCTGGATGCACTGTCATCCAAAAGCATGACAAGCACTATGTTTCAACCAGTGTGTGACTACTTGAAGAAACTAGATCATACAAGTTGGGAGTATAATGGTTCAACTTCACTAAATAGCTTTGAGAAGCACTTAAATGGGTTCAGTGAGGCGATGCTTGAGAATAATGAAAGGTTGACCAAGTTATCTAATCTTGTGAGCACTTGGTCTATTGCCCCACCAGACCCAGAAGTTAGTAGCCACTTTGATccacaaaaaacaaacaacatgTCCTTGAGTTCTAATTCCATGGATCATCACTTCCCACAATTTGAACACTTCAAGCAACCTTTTGAAGAAGCAAGTAGAAACTCTGGAGTGTTCCCTAATTGCTATGATCATGACATGAAGGTCAAGCAAGAGTATCATGCAAGTGAAGTGTCACCAGGATCAGTATTTGGAAAACCATTAAATGCAAATGGATATCGAAATGGATTTAATAGCCTTTCAGTGGTAGATAGTTGCAAACTCTACCATGACATGCCCAATATTTCTTCATGCACAAGAAATTTCTCAGATGTTATATCCTTTAATAGTAGATTGGGATGGCCAGTTATTGGAGTCCATGGTCAAAAGCCTAGTATGAAGTACCTGAACGTATCTGAACCAAAGAAGCAAGGTCTTCAGACACCATCACCACCG ATAAGAACTAATGTTAATGGAAAAGGGGAGGGGACAACACGTGAAGTAAAGAAGAAAAGATCTGAAGAATCTTCAGATGCAATGTTGAAAAAGCCTAAGCAAGATACATCAACAGCTTCTTCTTCaaag GTGCAGGCACCCAAAGTCAAGCTAGGGGACAAAATCACAGCCCTTCAGCAAATTGTGTCTCCATTTGGAAAG ACAGATACAGCATCTGTGCTGTTTGAAGCAATAGGGTACATaaagtttcttcaagaacaaGTCCAG CTACTGAGCAACCCTTTCTTGAAAGCTAATTCACACAAG GATCCATGGGGAAGCTTGGATAGAAAAGATCATAAGGAGGACACAAAGCTAGACCTTCGAAGCAGAGGTCTGTGTTTAGTTCCTACTTCATGTACTCCTCTAGTTTACAGAGAAAGCAGTGGACCAGATTACTGGACACCAGCATACAGAGGATGTTTGTATAGGTGA